DNA sequence from the Microcebus murinus isolate Inina chromosome 18, M.murinus_Inina_mat1.0, whole genome shotgun sequence genome:
GGTGAAGAagggcggcggcgggcccgggacGGGGGAGGAGCCCGCTCCTGGGGCCTCGGGCCCGAGCCTGGAGCTCACGCCGGAGCCACAGGCGGAATCCGAATCCGGGTCCGAGTCGGAGCCTGAGGCAGGCCCGGGGCCCAGGTCGGGGCCGCTGCAGAGGAAGCCGCCGATCGGGCCTGAGGACGTGCTGGGGCTGCAGCGGATCACGGGTGGTGAGCACCGGCGAGGGAGCGCCGCCCGAGGGCCGGAGGGAGAAGCCGCGAAGGGGCCCTCACCGCGCGCCgagccccggcccccgccccctttcccgcctcccctcccccacccggtcCCCCTCGCCTCTGTCCCCtactctccctctgcctccaaaCCTGAGATCTGTAGGCCCCCCCTTCTCTTGATCTCCCCGTgcacctctcctctccctttaGAGGTTTATTCCCACCCCACTCCTTCCTTTTGGAGGGGTCCATCCCCTTTCCCATGGCGGAGGTGGGGCAGCAGCTGCAACTATAACCCTTTCCCCCTGGAGTCTTTGGAGCCCTCGAGGCTCCGTCTCTGCACTAATGAGGAGGGGGCCGAGGGCAGCCTGTCCTACCCCCCACGCTGGAGGCTGGGTGGAGGCTGAGTTACTTAGGAGGGTTTAAGACTCTTCAAGTCTCCCTAAGCATTAAAACCTTCACCCTGAACCCCCAGGAAGACTTGGGGCCATTTTCCTTCTCAAGAAAAGAACTGAACAGGAAGCTTCAGTGTGCTGGCTGTGGGTCCTGTGGTGGGAGTGGTTTAATACCCCTCTACGCCCGGACTAGGGCTTGTTCTCTTCTGGGGGCTCTCTTACCAAGGGAGGACTGGTCTCCACTGTGGTTAAGTTTCTGATCTGGACTGCCTGGGTTGGAGTCGCAGCTTTGCCATATAAttgactgtgtgaccttgggcaagtaacctCACCTCTCTTAGCATGTTTCTTCATTAGCACAATGAAAATAATGACACCTACTTCATAAGGTTATTGTGAAAATAAGCCTTCTGATTTTGTGCAGTGCCCGGCATGCTGTGCATGCTCGGTACCTAGGGCTCTTTTATCAGTTGGATTTCAGACCCCACGGGGCTGCACATGGCTGCTGCCTGGGCAttcagggcaggggaggaggtcaGCATAGGCAGGGAACAAGGGCTAGGAAGCCTCACATGGGCCTTGAAGAACAGGAGGTATCTGGAGAGACCGTGGCCCTCCACCTCGGACTCAGCAACCAACCCCGGCTCCCTTTGAGAGAGCAACTCTTGGGAGCCCTCTCTgtggggatgggggcggggggcaggcaTTGGAGTGGATCTGAGCCCTGGAGCTGCAAGAGCAGCAGAGCCCAGGGCTCCCAGACAGCgctgttggggggggggggaccatGATGGCAGACCCGAGCCTGTGCACCTGTGTCCCTGGGTGCCcaactccttcctcctctctgagcTGGGCAACAGCCATTCTTGGCTGGGCCCCCACAGTGTTGAACTCCTTCGGTGTTGAGCATCGGTGGAGGGAGGGGGCCTGGACCAGGCTGATGGTGGGGCCAATTGGGCTGCAATTTGCAAAAGCAGCATTTAGGATTCAGCTTAGCTCTGTGGCAGAACTTCCTCAGAGGAAGTGCAGAGGTCAGACTGACTGGGTCCTGGGTAACTTTTGGAGGTTCATTTTGTACCTAGAGGTGGCTTCCAGCTCATGTACCACTATGTGTCTCCTAATTTGGAGGGAATTCACAGCCTTTAGTGGAGATGGGGCATCTGCAGGGGATGAGTAGGGGGAGGGGCTTCATGAGCACCCCTTCCTGTGCAGGAGCTGAGAACGGGGTTCCAGGGCTCTGCCCTGGCACCCTGCCTGGTCTCTTCTGACCCTAATCACATAGGTCTGAGGTTTGCTGTTCCTGGATTACTGGGCCCTGAATCCAGCTTAGGAAGCTATTTGTGGCGGAGGGGAATAGAGTGGTTGTGTTCTGAGCCCTTGGCCACTCTGCCCCATGTTCTGGCCTGACCCTGGGCCCCAGGCCTCATCCTTtccagaagggagggagggtcGTGCTGCTCTGAGCCATAGGCATCCCCTGTTCGTCAGCTCTAAGGACAGAGAGATGGATAGAAGGGAGGGAGGGTCGTGCTGCAGTAGAAGAGACTGAGGTCACACTGCAAGAAGTTGAGTTTGCAGTAGTAGAAGAGACTGAGGTCACACCGCAAGAAGTTGTTCTCAAATGAGAGGAGAGGCTCCAAAAGTTGGAGAATGGGGTAAAAAAAGAGGATCTTACAGGGAGCTAGGAGTTGGGCAACTGGGATCCTGCCCCCAACTCTACCACCTCTCCCTGTGCTCTGCACCTTCTTTCTATAGCCTTGTACAAGTGCTTGCTTCTGTAAAAACAGGTGTACAGGTTGAGGCAGGGGCTGCCCACTTCCGTTCCCATCCTTTTTCCCCCATGGGCCATGGTAGACAGGTCAAGGCTCCGGGCCCTGCCTCTTCTCTACACCTTATGTATTCCCTGCTGGGCCCTAAGGTGCCAGTTGGCtgccaggagggcttcctggagggaaGCTGCCCCAGGCTGGGGAAGGACTCGGCTTGGGGAAGAGAGAATGACTTTATATTAACTTCCTCTTCCTGCCCCAGAGGAATAGGATGTGGCCCAGTGACCTGGGGGGTGATTTCCAGGCCTCCATGGACCACCAGGGAGGCTGTGATGCTGTGCAGGCTGACACCTCTCTGCTCCTTCCCATTTGCTGCCAGCGCCTCCCTGAGCGCTTGCAGTTGCTGCAAGAGCAGTGAGGGTTAGATCTGGCCCCGTAGGTTCCTGAGCCTCCCTCAGTTCTTGGTTCCCCTTCTGGGCCTGAGGACTCCTCTTTCCTGTATCCACACCCTCTGCTGCACCTGCCACACCCTCTTTGCACCCTAGCCTGTGCTCTCTTCTGTGGGGGTCGGGAGTACTTTCTCTGTGGGGGGTAGATGACCTCTAAGGGGGTTCCCTCTGTTCGCTCCTCCCATTTGGAGATCAACAAAGGATGGGAGCAAAGTTGGCTGACTTCCCCCCAATATCCCAGGCTCTGGGCTTGAGTCAGCAGAGCTTTGGCTAAGCTGCTTAAGGGAGCTGGGCTTGCATAAGCTGCTtacagggagaggaggggggtgGTGGATGAGGAGGAACAGGGAAGGGGCTATTCACCTGCCCCAGCACCTCGTGTCAGGGAAAGTCCCCTCAACCTCGGCCTCACCTGATACATCTAGACGTAGTGCCAGGGGCAGACATAGGGCGGGGGTGGGATATTCTCCAGAGAGGACTGTGTCCCTCCCAAGGCAGAGCTGTGTCACCCCCTTTAGAGTGAGGTTCCCAAAGGCAGAGCTTGATCTTCCTTCTCATGATGGGGGCTCCCACCAGACTGGAGACCCATTTGGTCCAAAAACACCAGCCAGCTCtgcaggcagaggctggagtaAGGGCCCTCAAATCCAGGGTGGGAGGGAAAGTGGGGGGGAGGTGGCTtgccctctcccttctctgcctgtcCTTCCCTGACCCCCAGCGGCCACTAGGTTGGGGCTGTTCATTCCCCACTAGATCTCCATATGTCTCTTCCACACTGTGGGGGCTCCCCCATGGCAAGGACTCAGTTCTCTCCTTCCTAGGGATCAGAGAAAGTGGGAGCTAGTCTGGGTTCCACAAAAGCTGAGCAGGCAGCAGGGACTCTTGGGCCTCTTCCTTGCTCAGCCTCCTGTCTCCCCTAGACTACCTCTGCTCCCCCGAGGAGAATATCTACAAGATTGACTTCGTCAGGTTTAAGATTCGGGACATGGACTCAGGCACTGTCCTCTTTGAAATCAAGAAGCCACCAGCCTCAGGTGAGTGGGCTAGGTGGGCCATTGACAAGGGGAGGCCAGCAAGACCTGTGGCGTGGGCCGCCCCGGGGACTCCTTGGGCCACAGAGGAGTCAAGCAGAGCCGGGGCTTAGACCCGAGCTTTCTCAGGGCCCATCTGTTTCTGGGGTTGGACATCTTGGGAGGATAGTCCTGCCTATTTGTGCCCTGCCAGCCTGccccctgcaggcctccctgggAACTGCAGCCCCCCAGGCCCCAGGTCTCTGTAGACCCTGTGGCCCTGGGAACCTCAGTTGAAATTGATGACCTGCTGACCTAGAACCCCCAGGTGGCACCATTCGGCCAATGGTCTGAACTCTCAATATGCACCAGAATCTCCCGGGGAGTTTTAAGAATTTAGACAGATGGGAACTCTGGAGTGGAACCCTGGGTGGGCAAGGGCCCCCCACCTGAAGCCCACTGAGGCCCAGCTGGGGTACATTGCAGAGCGGTTGCCCATCAGCCGACGGGACCTGGACCCCAATGCTGGGCGCTTTGTCCGCTACCAGTTCACGCCTGCCTTCCTCCGCCTGAGGCAGGTGGGAGCCACGTGAGTcacagggctggggtgagggctgggggTGAGAAGAGGGAGGGACTGTGCCCTTCCTGAGTTCCTACTGAGCCTCTCCTAGGGGTGGTCCGTCCGGAGCCCGGCTGGGTGGCTTACTTCAAGGCCAGACTCAGGCCACCCCACTTCCCCTTGCTCAGGGTGGAGTTCACAGTGGGAGACAAGCCTGTCAACAACTTCCGCATGATCGAGAGGCACTACTTCCGCAACCAGCTACTCAAAAGCTTTGACTTCCACTTTGGCTTCTGCATTCCCAGCAGCAAGAACACCTGCGAGCACATCTACGACTTCCCCCCGCTCTCCGAGGAGCTGAGTGCGTGGGCAGGGCTtgtggaggtgggggaagggggcccCTGTAGAGGCCAGGCTGCAGGACAGAGGGGTGCCTGTGGGGCTGACCCCCTTTCTTACCACCCTGGgtctcttttgtgtctggcacCATTCTCATGTCACATATAGGGAGAACAGGCTCAAAGAGGCTGGGGAACCTTCTGAAGATGTTTAGCTGTCCCTGTCCCCCAGTCTTGAAGCCTCAGGCTCCTGACCTTAGCCCGGCCTGGCTGGGCCTCTCTTGCAGTCAGCGAGATGATCCGTCACCCGTACGAAACGCAGTCTGACAGCTTCTACTTCGTGGATGATCGGCTGGTGATGCACAATAAAGCAGACTATTCCTACAGCGGGACACCCTGACCCCTGAAACCACCCCTCACCCCAGGAGGCTCTGGTCCTAGTCCCTGAGCTGTGGCCTCCCCAGCACTCAACCCCTGCTCTTCTGCTCGGGGGGTGCTCCAGGAGCCCTGGACCCGGAGTCAGCGTTTGGAGGAAGGGAGCCCGGTATCCCCAATCCAAGCCCGTGAAGCCCAgggggcctggcacacagggtgg
Encoded proteins:
- the UNC119 gene encoding protein unc-119 homolog A, yielding MKVKKGGGGPGTGEEPAPGASGPSLELTPEPQAESESGSESEPEAGPGPRSGPLQRKPPIGPEDVLGLQRITGDYLCSPEENIYKIDFVRFKIRDMDSGTVLFEIKKPPASERLPISRRDLDPNAGRFVRYQFTPAFLRLRQVGATVEFTVGDKPVNNFRMIERHYFRNQLLKSFDFHFGFCIPSSKNTCEHIYDFPPLSEELISEMIRHPYETQSDSFYFVDDRLVMHNKADYSYSGTP